TGAGGCAGTGCCACTGACCGTCACAGCCTGCTGCTGGACCAAGCTTGCGCCGGCCGCTGGCGTCGAGATTGTGGAGACAGGCGGCGTCAGGTCCGTCGACGCCGATGCCGTCACCAGATTACCCTGCAGGGTCTGCGGCTGGACGCCCATGTCGGCTAAGAGATTGACCGTCGCCTGCTGGACGTTCGGATCTTCCGGCGTGACCGTGACGGGGCCGTCATTGGCGTAGTCATGGTCGGTGTCGAGGCCGAACGACCAGAACACGGTGCCCGCCCCGAAAACGAGCGCGCCGCTGGGTGCGCGGTAGAGTGCAAGATTGTGCGTCGCCTGCGCCGGACCGACGGTGTTGCCGTAGTCCAGCAGATAGGTGTTGACCGAAAGCGTGGTTGCAGAAAGGTGGATCAGGCTCGGTGGGCGAAAGCCGTTGTCCGGCGATTCATCCCATTCGTAGCCCAGAATGCCTGTCGCCAGTGAGGCCACCTGGCCGGACTGGGTGCCCGCTACGGAGGTGTTGCGCCAGAACCGGAACTTGGATGGGCCGTAGGGAATGGTGATGGTGTCCGCCCGGAACGAATCCACCTGGAAAATGGTCCCGGTCAGCGCGTTTTCCGGTCGGCCGCCGTCAGAGATCGGCGTGAAGCTCGGATCGCGCCACGTTCCCGTCCATTGGCTGGAAGGATCGATCTTGGCGACGGCATGCGTTTCCTTGTAGGTCACCAGTGTCCGGTTCGGGGCGCCGCTGGCGTCCGCTTCCCAGCGCGTTTTCCAATAGACCTCATTGCCGCTGATGAAAATCAGATGGACGCCGGCATCGCGCGCGGCCTCGACATTGGCCCGCTGGTCGCCGGACCAGTATTCGTCGTGGCCGACCGACATATAGACCTTGTAGTTGGTCAACGGGTAGGCGCCGGGGCCGACATCGACGCCGGAGACGTAGGCGACGTCGAAACCGTTGCGCTCGAGCCAGCGGATCGCCGCATATTCGGCGCTGAACACAAAATCCTGCGGCCCCGCATAGGTGCCGATGCCGTCGCGGGTCACGAACGGCCGATTGTAGCTGACCTTGTAGGCACGGCCGTCCGAACTCGCTGTGGCATTGCCGCCATAGAGATTGGCGCCGCCCCAGCCATTATAGGCGTGCCAGGTCGTGTCCGAGGTCTGGAAGACGATGTCGCGCCGAACGCCGTCGTTGCGCACGATGAACGGAATGTGGCTGGCGCCTGCAGTGCTGTCCTGCCGCACCAGCTTGGCGATATAGATGCCGGAAACGGCATCCGAAGGAACGGCCCATGTGGCGGTGACCGCCCAATTGCTGGCATCGACTAGGCCGATGGCCGGCGTTCCGCCCGGCGCCGGCTGTACGGAAGCCGTCGTCTTCTGGATCGTTGTGATCAGCCGGGCGCCCAGTCCCGCATAGTATCCGAGCCGGTAGATGGCGATCCTGTAATTGGCCGAATCGGTGTTGATCTTGAGGGATACGGTGCCGCCCGCGTTGACGCTGATGGTCGTGGCAAAGCCCTGGATGTTGCTGGACGACGGTCCGTCGAGGTCCCACTCGCTTTGTGGGTTACCAGTCTTCTGGTTCTCGATCACAATCGGATTCAGGCCCGCCATCGCAACAGACTCCTTTGGACTGCGGCACGATGAAGTCAGGAAGGGCAATAAGTTTCGAAAGCGAATTCGCTGGCTGCCAGCATAGCCGTTACCGCCTCGCGAAACCAGCGCAACTGCTATGGCAAGGGGCTGGTCGATACAACCTAGCCATCCGTTGGATGGTGCCTGCCTATATTAGGAAGCAACTGGTTATCCACTTCAGGAAAGGCGGACCAGTTTCGTCAGATCACATGAGCCGCCAACCCGCTGTGGCAATTGACATGATCACACTGGCGGCATGTACCGGCAGCGGCGAGTGGCTGGGGGCCGTGTGATACTGCTCCTGCAGCGGACAGCCGCAAACTCGGTGCATCTAGGTACAAAATTATTCTGACAATGACACTCGTACTTAAGTGAGCCGGGATTGGGTCGGCTGCTTTGCGCCTTCATGTCAGTCGTTGAAATTCAGTTCGCGCCTCGTGGAAGCAGGCATGGCGGAGCGGTTGTGCCCGCCGAGTTCACGATTGGGCACTCCGGTCTCCAGATTGATCGCAGGCGCCTTCGAGTGGTCAGCGCGACTGGCACCTAAATGACCCTGCGTACGTCCTCTTCAAAGCTCAGAACGTGATGCAGCGCGATGCGCTCGGCAGTTTCGCCGTCGCCGCGGCAGACCGCTTCGAGCATCTGGGTCTGCTCGTGCAGGACCTTGTCGAGACCGGACATCAACTCGGGGAATCGCCGCGTCGCCACATGCAGGATCCGCAGCGACAGGTTGTGGTAGTGGTCGAGCGTGTCGAACAGATAGGGGTTCTTGGCGGCGCGGTAGATGAAGCGGTGAATACGACGATCGAGCGCCAGCAGGGGCTCGGGTTCTGGCCGATCCGAAAAAGCCGCGAGCTCCTCGAGTAATTTCCGCGCCTCCCTGCGTTCCGGTTCGCGCAGACGCTCCGCCGCCAGCCGTGTCGCCCAAGACTCGATGGTCGCGCGCGCTTCGTAGATCGCCGACAGATCACTGATATCGATGGTGCTGACGGAGGTGCCCCGGCGGCCGTTGACATCGACGAAGCCGTCGCGCTGCAGCCGCAGCAGCGCCTCGCGCACCGGCGTGCGACCGACGTCGAGCCGCCGCATCAGCTCGCTTTCGCGCAGCAACGTGCCGGGCGCCAGCTTTACCGTGATGATGTCCTCCCGCAGTTGCAGGTAGGTGCGCTCGGCCAGTGTCGTGCCGGCCTCATCAGCGTCTCCCTCACGCATCCGCGCGTCCATCACCTTGTCTCCACCGTACCGGGAAGCGATCGCCGAGAATCACTTGACAATGGATATGTATAATATACTGATCGATATATTACAAATATATTGATACGATGACAGGGAGGTATCGGTCATGAAAAAGGGGAAATTTTCGTCGTCGTCGCTCAAGGGAGGTTTCGCTGCCTTGCTGGGTTTCGGCATGGGATTGCTGGGCGTGTTTCAGCCGGCCTCAGCGGAGGATCTCGAAACGCTGAAACCCGGCGTGCTCCAGGTCACCATCCAGCCCTACATGCCTTATACGGCGATGAAGGATGACAGACTGGTCGGGCTGGACAGCGATATCCTCGCCGCGGTCGCCGACAAGCTCGGCCTCAAGATGGAAGTCAACGTCACCGATTTTCCCGGCATGCTTGCCTCGGTGCAGTCGCGGCGCGCCGACATCACCATCGGCGGTATCGCTTGGTCGGATGCGCGCCAGAAGGTCGGCCTGTTCACCGACCCGCCCTATTATTCGCCGCCAGCCATGGCCGTCGCGGGCTCCGACAAATATCCGGACGTCAAGAGCCTGGAAGGCAAGGACCTCGGCACGGTCACCGGCTATGTCTGGGCGAAATCGATCGCTCAGGTGCCGAATGCTACGCCGCACACCTATCCCTCGGCCGACAGCGTCTTCCAGGACCTCGCGTCGGGTCGGCTGAATGTCGGCTTCCTCGATCCGTTGCTGATCGTCTACCAGCAGAAGCAGCGGCCGGACATGAAGTTCAGCGTCGAATACCTGACGCCG
The genomic region above belongs to Mesorhizobium terrae and contains:
- a CDS encoding GntR family transcriptional regulator, with protein sequence MDARMREGDADEAGTTLAERTYLQLREDIITVKLAPGTLLRESELMRRLDVGRTPVREALLRLQRDGFVDVNGRRGTSVSTIDISDLSAIYEARATIESWATRLAAERLREPERREARKLLEELAAFSDRPEPEPLLALDRRIHRFIYRAAKNPYLFDTLDHYHNLSLRILHVATRRFPELMSGLDKVLHEQTQMLEAVCRGDGETAERIALHHVLSFEEDVRRVI
- a CDS encoding substrate-binding periplasmic protein; translation: MKKGKFSSSSLKGGFAALLGFGMGLLGVFQPASAEDLETLKPGVLQVTIQPYMPYTAMKDDRLVGLDSDILAAVADKLGLKMEVNVTDFPGMLASVQSRRADITIGGIAWSDARQKVGLFTDPPYYSPPAMAVAGSDKYPDVKSLEGKDLGTVTGYVWAKSIAQVPNATPHTYPSADSVFQDLASGRLNVGFLDPLLIVYQQKQRPDMKFSVEYLTPPTAEEVKAHPDYQYFQSYMTGFYLPKEAPKLAKAVSDQIDAMYKDGSLSALITKWGGDPKQFLVPSPEMAAQRRGVDRPADWSPPSIAP